GCTGCTTCTGGCTTTTTCAGCTTGAGCCTTAAAATGAAAAGGCATCAGAGTGACAGCAGCATCATTAGCAGTTTTACAACCGTCAAGTCATTCTTGTAATAACAATGTTACAAAGTCACAAGGTTAGTGGAAGTGTGCTATTTCTAACCTTCTTTCCAGCCAGCTTGATCCGTGGTGTAAAACAGCTGCATGAGTTCTGGCTCTTTGATgtgtaaaaactgtaaaattcacatttattataCTGAGTTCATCTGCCTTAACCTGTAAATCTTTTAACGCTATGGCTGGGTGATATGGACAAAAATATCATCACAATATTCATTTCATTCCATTAATGGGGAAGGAAATAAATTCCACATGTTTGTTACACCTCAAGAATGAGTGTAAACATAAACTCCACAGTATAAGCTACCTTTTAATTTAAAGCCCCATGAAATCCGATCCCAACCCCAATAAttctgattttcatttttttttctgaattctaTGTTGAATGATTTATCACAAATTTATCATCAAAACTGGTGTCCAATGAAATGAATTCATAAAACTCTAACAATTTAATCAATCtttcaaaatgtaatgaaaatataacaattattttacaaaacattgcatttttattttttgtcaaataagGTGCTGTATATGAATTGTatactttataaattaaagttgcagtaagtgatttctgaggaACGCTGTTGAAAGTGAATTAGACCGAGCAGagcaacacacttgtagccaattaGCAGTAGGGGGAgtatccactcatgatgggggaggagagagagtgagcaagagggagatttgaagaaagactgtagaaagagagatggctgagagacattacaaaagagaaaagctcagaggaatatcactggaaaaagaagggTTTATGATCAGGCAATATTAATGACCTTTAGGACCCGCATTAATATTAGACaagctttccagtgctggagagacctaagcgggaaggcctgaaaacggaCAGCGAGGTTGGTTAACACTGGTTTTGCGGATTCACAGAGCCAAGATATActgttgttgtaatgttagcTATTGTAACAGGACAGTTTAGAGTGTCGTTTGTATATACTATTGCTTGCTTGTATATACCATGCTTGTATATACTGTTCTGTGTGTTCATTTATTCTTCTTCCTTAACATTCGTCATCTTCGCTTTATTTTTCATGCATTACTTTGCTTTGCTTCACTCTTGCATTGCGTGTTCGTGCATTtattgatttcaaatattaacagtgtttctcagataTCACTTACAGCActttaaaacaattgaaaaaacaacatatattttatgatattcattataataataatcaatgtaatgttttaataaaatacattaatattattattaatattgtactatacaataataaatatatctCTATAGATGAAAAAAAACGCTGAAAATGGGTGAGGGACAACCGCCCATATCAATGACACTCAAAAGTGGGTAACTTGGCCCAGTAAGCAACCACTTAGTAACCACCCAGTACACCCTAGCGACCAACTCTCAAATCTCACCTGTGGTTGATCCAGTGAGGCAGGTTGTAGTCATCGCCAATTCTGGAGTCTCCGTGCACTGTGCGGTTATGTAACTAATAGAAATtatacaaaaatgttattttttttcaccccacttaaaagtattaaaatattcacaTCTGATTTTATGCTCAAATGTCAAACCTAATATGGTGTTAGCTAACCTTGAAGAGAGGAACAGCGTGGAGAGGCTGCTCTCCCATGCATACCAGATCTACACCGATGCCTGTTAAGAAGATACCATACCATTAGCATCCGCtgcagtgctacaacacaaacAACGTTTCTACAGCGCACTCACTGACCATTGTCGATCATGCGCTGTTTGGTGAGGATCATGAGCAAGCGGTCCACCTCGAACACGCCCACTCCTGGAGTAATAACCACCGACATCTGACCCGTACGATCAAAGTTACGGTTGATGTAGTGCTTATCAAAGACTGAAAGAGATGAATCAGGACACTGATATCAAGACAAACTGCTCTATTCAAGTATCATTGGTAATGACAATGGACtaattacacaaatacaaacCATTGAAAGACAAGTTTATAGCTTCCAGATAATTTCCCTGAGCAGAAGTGGAATTATGCCCACATGGATATCCATCTGCAATATTGAGACATTAACAAAAATGTGTATGTCAATGTGCTAGTGCTAGTTCACAGAATTGCAATAATGCCATATTCAAACATACAGATAAAGATGTTCTAAGAATAAGTTATAAGTTgtaagaagatatttttaaagaaattaatacttttattaagaaaggatgcattaaattgatcagatgTGACTTTTATAATCTTACAGaagatttctttttcaaataattgctgttatttttaactttctatttatcaaagaatgcagaaaaaaagtatcatggctttcacaaaaatattaggcaacacaactgatttcaacattgatagtaataaaaaaaatgcagcaaatcagtatattaaaataatttctgaaggatcatgtaacactgaagactggagtaatgatgctgaaaatacagctttgccatcacaggaatagtttacattaataaatatattcaaaactaacaattataaaaagttattttaaattgtaataatatattttataatattgctgtattttttatcaaacaaATGCATCCTTGGTAAGCATAAAGACCAAAGTATACTTCGGCCGTTCGTGTTCCGTGACGGTCCAGGACACATTGTCCGTATGATGTCATTTTAGTCAGTAATCATCATCAGGAGGCTCCACGGATGTCTGCGCACACTGTCCGTGTGCAGCCCAATTTTTTTGTCCGTGTGGATTGTGTGCATACAACAGCGCATGTGTGAGTGACTGGAGCGCTTGAAAACAAAGTCCACTAAAGGAATATACTTTGCAAGGCCCACGCACTTAACTGTGCTTGAGAAAGAGTGGAATGCATTTGGATTGTATTTGCATACGCACCTGCTACTTTAAGACGCACCAGCACAGGATACTGTATGAAAAGCTTCTTAATGGTGATGAGCAGAGACGTCCACTCATCACGTCTTTCATTCTGGGCTACCACCCTGGAAGAGAATGAAAATAAGGACTGCTGCTTAAACCAGTAGAATGCTTCAAGTCTTAATGATTAATGAACTTCCAAACCTGTAGAAATCCTCATAATACCGCCCCTCATGATCTTGTCGGACTGACGCTCTTTGCATCTCTGGGAACTCATCTACATGAAGAAAGACACACAATCAATTATTATGTTATCAATTATTAATATTCAAATTATACAACCCAGGCAATGTTCTAAATATGAAACATTTACCCAGTGATTTGGCCGAGTAGAAGGTACGAGAGAACAGCACCACTGTAACCTCATGACTGCAGTTCTTCTCCTAAAATTAGTGGctacatgttaacaacatgccaTAAGGCCAATTATATTACTGGTCAGCGATGAAGTTGACACTCACTTTCCATTTGGCAAACAGATCTGAGAGGAAACCATTGACAGCTTTCTCAAAGTAAAGATCACCTGTGAATGAAGACAGCAGCTTATATGATCTTATACAACAGATTTATTCTTCAAATATAcgtaatagtaaaaaaaaaaaagaaaaagtctaTTTACCATAGATATCAAAGTCCCACATCTCACAGCTCATCTGAATGAATATATAAACCATCGCAGAGGTGGATCGAAATACCACCTAGGTGGAGAAAACAGTTATAGTTACAGAAAACGACAtgtgggagaaaaaaaagaaaaacatagtGATGGATAACAACACTAATTGCATTTCCAAAGAGATAGTCTCACCCTTGTATCTTCACTAATGTAGCCACAAGTGACCTTCTCTCCTTTAACCCACAATTCACTGGCCTGGGCCCTGAAATCATGATAaaaccaatattttttttagttatacatatactactgttcaaaagtttgggactGGTcaaatgttttgatatttttaacaGGTCAAAgcatcaaagctgcatttacttgatcaaaaatacagtaaaaacagtaatattatatatattaaaatgtaatttattcctgtgatgtgatttttagcatcattactccagtcttcagtttcacatgatccttcagaaatcattcaaatgcTGTTTTGCtgcatttcttcttattattaatgttcaaaacagtttttgtcattatacactttatttcagtattctttgatgaaagttcaaaagaacagcatttatttgaaatagaaatcttttgaaacattacgtcttaactgtcacttttgatcaattgaatgtcCTTGCTGATTTAAAGTACTAAtttcttaaaacaagaaaatcttgctgaccccaaactcTTGAATGGTTGTTATATATGAGATAACACTTCTGTCTGTAGAATACTTGAATTGACCAATCACAATCAAGTATTACGGACTGCTTATAATAATGGATGTTACCTGATTCCTGCAAACTCTACTTTCTGTGTTACATACGCACAAGTGCTCACCTGAAAGAACATCATGGAGACATTAAGACCATTGCAAGGCATCAAAAATTAATCTTTCATTTCTACTACATCTCATTTCTGCAGATTCTACTCACTAAGCTTTTCTTCAGTCTCCACATGTCTCCTCGTCCAATATACTGATCTTTGAAGGTGAGCTCCACCAGATCCAAAGTCACATCCTGTTAAATTTCAGAGTATTTAGGCAATAAGGTATGAAAGGCTGTGCTATATTGTGAATATAGTCTGTAAATAAATAGTAGGACTGTGCAATAAAGAATATTTCTGTATAAAATACCTTTGGATCAACAATATTGATGACGACGTCCTGGTAGGCACGAAGCTTGAAGGCCTGAGCTACTGTCTGATCTACACTGATAGTTTCTGTTAGTGGACAAATACACTTCGAAAATTAACACTGAGATGCAGATGCCTAATAGTTACTAGTACAAAAAATTAAGCACCAATTAGTCATTTAAAATTCACCTTTCTGCAGGTCTTCTTTTAAACTCTTGACCTGCAGCAGCAGAGGACTAATACAAAGAGATTAAACATACAAAATTATTATcaagaaatatattaatttacaaGACattatacaatattgtataatatacaaGACAATCAAAGAAATACTTAGACAAAATAAGACttttttattccttttttttttccacaaagcattttcatttctggcagtcaaaagtttggaataattatgatttttttattatgtttttgaaagaagtctcttacactcaacaagactgcatttatttgatcgcAAATATGATACATATTGCAagtcattattacaatttaagataattgttttctatctgaatatgttttaaaatgtaatgctttccttttgatgcaaagctgaattttcagcttcattactccagttttcagtgtcacatgatccttcagaaatcatttattattattatcagtgttgaaaacagttgtgccgaTTAATAATTTagtggaaaccatgatgcacTACCATAGAtagatcttttttttaaaataaatattaatatattaaatattaataagatattaataataataaatattaagacattttaaattgattaaagggacattaaagacatttataatgttacaaaagatttctatttcaaataaaggctgttcttttgaactttctattcataaaagaatcctgaaaaatgtatcacagataagaaatgtttctgaatgatttctgaaggatcatgtgagactgaagactggagtaatgatgctgaaaattcagctttgacatgacattttaaattgtaataatatttcacaatataactcttttagtgtattttttaacaaatgaatgcagccttggtgagcataagacacttctttcaaaaacttttacaaATCTTCACAACTCCAAACTTTGACAGCCAGTGTATTTCTGTGAGATTGACCTGATAACACCAGAAAGCTCCTCCTCTCACCTGTACTCATCATTTGGATGTGCAATCTCAACTATATCCCCCAGTTTAACCTGAGGAAAAACTTTAGGATTCATCATCAACTCGTCATCTGTGGAGAAACAATGAGTTGAGAGATGCATGCAAAAACACAAGCCAGCGTCATAAACTAAAACTAATTCATTTTTTACGTTTTAACAATATTCTCACCACTGCCTCCAAAGCCCTTCTTGTGCACCACAAGCTTGTATGACTTGTTCGCCTTCATGGTAACCGTCATTGTAGTCTTAAGTTGTACATCCACACGCACATTTAAGTTACATGGAGAAAAATATCCAAATTAGGAAGCACAGTCAAACTCATGACAGTCCGTCATCCTGCTTTTTGTTTACAAGTCGCGTGACGCATTTCTTTCAAGACGCTCTGCAAAGACCTTTTCAAATTGTATGACCCAGGTTTATGAGATAGAGGGTCgatatttaattataaactgACGGTGCATAGTTTAATATATATCTtctaaatataatgcaacaTTTGTACTGTCTCCTGAACTAAGTGGACAGTGGCTTCTTCGGTTTAATAATATTGAGGTGGACAGCGCCGCATAGCGTGCTGGAGATTAACAGTCATAATCATAGAACTAAATACAGACTGCCtcgataatataatataatataatataatataatataatataatataatataatataatataatataatataatataatataatataatataatataatataatttaatataatataatataatataatataatataatataatataatataacggTCTCTTTCATGTTCCTCACTTAGAACATCTGTTGCACGTAACTTTGATGTGCTTCTGTAGATAGATGCTTCGTGAATTTTTTTGTATGGTATTTTTTTACGTTATTTCTGAGCGGCTTTGTCCCGAAATGTGCGTAGTCACGTGAATGCTTCACTTTGCATGAACCAAGTCCATTtactaacattttaaaaatataaacctgtagcctatattatcatatattcTATATAAACAGTATAAAAACGATAAAATAACAGCACAATTTACTTGCCTCAAACAACTCAGTAgaaattattagtatttttataattattgtttttgttgatccAAATTTAATGTGAATTATATTATcagaaaactaaacatttagCGGTTTCGGGCTTTTATTTGTGCTTAGTGGATAAAACAACGGAGCTACGCACTCAGGTTTATAGCTGTAATTTACCTGCCACAAGATGGCACTGTTTTCGACACTCTTGCTTTGAAACTTTTCCCGAAACATTTAGAGAAATATGGAACTAAATTAATgccaaatgaaataaaaaagtttttgaaataaaaagcttgttgaattgcactaattgaaaaaaaaaaaatgcattactgtgcttgcatttagatgcattgtatttttaaggcttgcattttgggctgaaattcaacaagGTTGTATATTTAAGCTATGAATATTTCACacatcattattaaaaattcaataatttatattcacctttcagatttcacttccaaaatattcattctgtttaaaaatacaacctataaaatttgACTAGCAAttttcgcttccacaaattcagtggttcaaattcggcagaaaattcaacatttcacatccgggaactgcaggaaaagcagtagagtgcTGATGCATGatcgccatctgctgttagtcgacttcaccagcaggtgccgctagcggctgtttacaAAGCCCAGAGCAACGCTAGTAAGTcgtcattcattcataaaaatggaTTTGCAGAAATAGAGCAAgaggtaagtgaatgtgtgatgattatctggcccagtataaatgcagaaaagctgataaagacacaaaagctgcatttatgcttaattcagtgtctttacggTTACTTTCCCTATGTAGGCTACATGTAAGCAGCTTTATCTCCAGTGAATgagattataacgttattctcCAATGCTGATGTACagatcaaacgttaaatctgagggagacatatatttctctctgttgtttagtttcctgAACTTTATATCCCGGtgctgtgttgtaatactagggtTTTCCTCATATGTCATAGGATTCCCTGCCATCAGgatataaaacactaaaacacCGCTTAATGGATTAGATCATTCCACAGCTGTTATGAGTCAGTAAAACACCTTTACAATCCATCAAGTCAGTCACAAAGAAAATTCTTTTGTCAAACCAATCAACTTTAAATACTGATTTTCTGTTTACAAGTATTGCTCTATTATTCCACAGAACCGAACTGTGTGGAGTAAAGTTGTGTGTGAATATAATTTTCCAAAACAATAGTATTTGACTAAGAAATATAGACAACGCAAGTGGAATCTCATTAATATCGGAATCACATcttaataaaaaatctaaaccACCAAGCTTTCCAAAAATAGCCCTAGGTATGTGAAACCACATagagaaaaaatgttgtcatgcgttggaacaaaaaaagttcttaaCCAGTTAATTCTGAATGATCCTATCAAGGCTTCAAAATCCAAGGCTTTTAAACCGCCATTTTTACATTCTTTAACTAACTGGGCCCTTTTTAAATAATGCGTTTTAttgcgcgatcagacctcactaaccaaatgctgaacgtagttggacatagtggtgttttagaggtaaaaaattatacaaatactgttcggtttcttgtaCAGACCGAtcggacatcaatgtgtcgtcacgagccgcagggtttcatttggatttgtctgtcatgtttttttgattcttattgatagagttcccattcacacgcattatttgactgacagactgcaacggttggagttaaaaatcatcatttgtgttctactgaagaaacaaagtcacctacatcttggatgcgctgggggtaagcagataaacatcagattttcatttttgctctCAATTGGAAAAATATCAATGAGCCAAGAATTGGAATGTGGATTAAAGAAATGGCTTCAAGCATGTCAATGGAAAAAATAACATATATTgtcaaaaagaaacaaaatgttttcGAAGATGTCTGGAAACtctttattaatttcttaagGTACAGTGTTAATGTTGTTAACCTGCTACAACAAAAACAAGCTTTGAGGAAGTAGGGTAGCATCATGATCTCCTACATAGACCTGTATCTTTAAAAACTCCCTTCCctttttaggggccaagcaccgaaggtgcgtaggcacctattgtatccgttggctttttaggggccaagcaccgaaggtgcttaggcacctattgttattgttagtttttaggggccaagcaccgaaggtgcggaggcacctattgtttccgttagttttcttcttattattattattattattattattattcttccgctcttgagtctatggcagcccatagaaccgtgtggtaaaaagttatgaaatttggcacactgatagaggacagtctgaactgtgtctATAGCTAATTTGgtgtctctaactcaatccctctagcgccaccagctgtgcaaagttgaacttctgtttatgttaataacttttgaaccgtaagggctagaaacaaaattcttttgtcctctgattccttggctcatgCCGATTTGAATGcaccatatgacgtcattttccgtcatgaaaattttcccgccatttagatttttccaaaaaacatactttttctaACTGCTCCTAGACCATTACTCCGATTATCACCAAAATTGAActagatcatcttcagaccatgactgcaaaaacttctcaaaagctttttgatagaTCGAACCTTTCTCGAATAGGGCACAAATGAATTTGATGAAGAGCTCGCAAAATCAATCttgaggctatatctccaaaaCGATTTATGGTATTCTGACCAAACTTCATACaagtcatcacaagcatgacttgaggcaacatgcagtgtttcaacgcagtgccacctactggtctggagatatgaaaaatggctatttatgctaataacttctgaatggtttgtccataaatcataaatgtggtcttgtcagattcggggcatcatgccgagtcgaatgaataccattattaccatatcagacATTTcggctgtcggccattttgaattttgtgctaaaatgctgtattttacgaacgcattagcatatcgtcacaaaactcggtatgggtcatcagtacGGTGCCCTGAACAAGCCTGaaaagtttcggaccagcgccacctagtggtaaaatcaaatattcaaatgcttatcactttAAGTGTGgtcaatttattttcaaatgagtcatatccttagactccagaatccctgctgagtccaacaataccaaacttgctaggtttcgacttatggtttgtccgccatgttgaattttgcgaaaaacctacttttttgaactcctcctagactgttactctgattatcatcaaaattgaaccagatcatcttgagaccatgccaacaaaaagttatcaaaagcttgtTGATATAACAAACCGTTCTTAAAAACTtcataaatgaattaaacaacAAGTTTGCAAAATCAGACTTGAGGCTATATCTCCACAATGCTTTATCGTTTTCAGTCCAAACTGGGTACATGTCATCAtaagcatgacttgaggcaacCTGCTGCGTTTtggtgcagcgccacctactggtccagagatacgaaaaatggctatttatgctaataacttctgaatggtttgtccataaatcataaatgtggtcacgtcagattcagggcatcatgccgagttgagtgatatccattattaccatatcagccattttagccgtcggccattttgaattttgttctaaaattctgtattttatgaatgcattagcatatcaccacaaaactcggtatgggtcatcagcacgatgccctgaacaagcctgagaagtttcggaccagcgccacctagtggtaaaatcaaatattcaaatgcttatcaatatgggtgtggtcaacttattttcaaaagagtcatgacgttagactcctgaatccctgctgagtctaacgataccaaacatgctaggtttcgacttatggtttatccgccattttgaattttgcgaaaaa
This genomic stretch from Megalobrama amblycephala isolate DHTTF-2021 linkage group LG2, ASM1881202v1, whole genome shotgun sequence harbors:
- the depdc5 gene encoding GATOR complex protein DEPDC5 isoform X8; protein product: MTVTMKANKSYKLVVHKKGFGGSDDELMMNPKVFPQVKLGDIVEIAHPNDEYSPLLLQVKSLKEDLQKETISVDQTVAQAFKLRAYQDVVINIVDPKDVTLDLVELTFKDQYIGRGDMWRLKKSLVSTCAYVTQKVEFAGIRAQASELWVKGEKVTCGYISEDTRVVFRSTSAMVYIFIQMSCEMWDFDIYGDLYFEKAVNGFLSDLFAKWKEKNCSHEVTVVLFSRTFYSAKSLDEFPEMQRASVRQDHEGRYYEDFYRVVAQNERRDEWTSLLITIKKLFIQYPVLVRLKVADGYPCGHNSTSAQGNYLEAINLSFNVFDKHYINRNFDRTGQMSVVITPGVGVFEVDRLLMILTKQRMIDNGIGVDLVCMGEQPLHAVPLFKLHNRTVHGDSRIGDDYNLPHWINHSFYTSKSQNSCSCFTPRIKLAGKKAQAEKARSSKEHSLGAPKDAENSLPIQVDYDAYDAQVFRLPGPSRAQRSTNFRSSRDRESASRKSWGSSDVGGGIVGNSPPTRPTGPDEQRSLASDDSLGHISNILLIPRPAQGQYEVSSSLGYTSCTRELLEKMVESQRDSSAPGRFTVGSAESTLHVRPGGYTPQRALINPFAPSRMPMKLTSNRRRWMHTFPVGPSGEAIQIHHQTRQNMAELQGSEQRDPARTSAELLELAYHEATGSKRTVSRYAGENGLYISGVPDNVSGSPASSNSTGTPVNRGSFEDYSSILDPNVTMSLQ